A genome region from Acidobacteriota bacterium includes the following:
- a CDS encoding 4-hydroxy-tetrahydrodipicolinate reductase → MIRVCLAGITGWIGRPLAAAIAETEDVRLVAAVARRAAGSHEGGVVVSGTIAEAMATPFDVLVEYTGAGSVREHALAAIDAGRRVVIGSSGLTTAELAEIDKLARLRGVGVVAVGNFAISAALLQRFAVEAARHFASWEIVDSAGAGKVDAPSGMARELAWRLSEIHAPDPGVPIDGTLGDREARGASIDGSRVHSLRLPGHTIGLEIRFGKPDERLTIQYDGGPGAGPYIGGTILAIRKVFEVTGLVRGLDRLL, encoded by the coding sequence ATGATCCGCGTCTGCCTCGCCGGGATCACCGGATGGATCGGGAGACCGCTCGCCGCCGCGATCGCGGAGACGGAGGACGTGCGGCTCGTCGCCGCCGTCGCCCGGCGCGCGGCCGGATCGCACGAGGGGGGCGTCGTCGTCAGCGGGACGATCGCCGAGGCGATGGCGACCCCGTTCGACGTCCTCGTCGAGTACACGGGGGCCGGCAGCGTGCGGGAGCACGCGCTCGCGGCGATCGACGCCGGGCGCCGCGTCGTCATCGGCAGCTCGGGCCTCACGACCGCAGAGCTCGCGGAGATCGACAAGCTCGCGCGCCTCCGCGGCGTCGGCGTCGTGGCCGTGGGGAATTTCGCGATTTCGGCGGCGCTCCTCCAGCGTTTCGCCGTCGAGGCGGCGAGGCACTTCGCCTCCTGGGAGATCGTCGACTCGGCCGGGGCCGGGAAGGTCGACGCGCCGAGCGGCATGGCCCGGGAGCTGGCGTGGCGCCTCTCCGAGATCCACGCGCCCGACCCCGGGGTGCCGATCGACGGAACACTTGGGGACCGGGAGGCGCGGGGCGCCTCGATCGACGGCTCGCGCGTCCACTCGCTCCGGCTGCCCGGCCACACCATCGGCCTCGAGATCCGGTTCGGGAAGCCCGACGAGCGGCTCACGATTCAGTACGATGGCGGCCCGGGCGCCGGCCCGTACATCGGCGGGACGATCCTGGCGATCCGCAAGGTCTTCGAAGTCACCGGACTGGTCCGAGGGCTGGACCGGCTCCTCTGA
- a CDS encoding DMT family protein, producing MKTTTLTTAFLLVCSNVFMTFAWYAHLRNLRAKPWLIAVAASWGIAFFEYLLQVPANRIGYADLSLAQLKILQEVITLAVFVPFAILYMKQPLKLDFLWAGMCLMGAVYFMFRS from the coding sequence ATGAAGACGACGACCCTGACGACCGCGTTCCTTCTCGTCTGCTCCAACGTCTTCATGACGTTCGCCTGGTACGCGCACCTCCGGAACCTCCGGGCGAAGCCGTGGCTCATCGCGGTCGCGGCGAGCTGGGGGATCGCCTTCTTCGAGTACCTCCTCCAGGTGCCGGCGAACCGGATCGGCTACGCCGATCTCTCGCTGGCTCAGCTCAAGATCCTCCAGGAGGTGATCACGCTCGCCGTCTTCGTGCCGTTCGCGATTCTCTACATGAAGCAGCCGCTCAAGCTCGACTTCCTCTGGGCCGGGATGTGTCTGATGGGGGCCGTCTACTTCATGTTCCGTTCGTGA
- a CDS encoding amino acid permease, which yields MKDEGLLRVVGPIGLAAGIVNSVIAAGIFTLPSALARDLGSAAPVAYLAAAGIMACVTISFARAGKLVAQSGGCYAYADAAFGPFTGYLTGIVLWLSNILSSAGISAGLLDIAALPFPALARPLARGAVIVLLYALFAAINLKGVRAGSRVATVAAALKLGALAVFVLLGASLVDPANLAWGAAPAISSVGRGVILAIFALSGMEIALGASGEVRDPAVTIPRALGIAIPAIVLVYLAIQIVAQGILGPDLAASSAPLADALGRVSGSGRSFIVGAAIVSMGGWLASDLLGSSRVLFAFGRAGMLPRALGAVHPGTRVPHVAVTSHAIIACLLALSGTFETLIILSSVATIFLYISCSAASIRLDRRAGVARSPLRGTLRDAVPAAAIAALAGVLFTTTPAEILAISATLLAAAILYGLAPGLRASRG from the coding sequence GTGAAGGACGAAGGGCTCCTCCGGGTCGTCGGGCCGATCGGGCTCGCGGCGGGGATCGTCAACAGCGTCATCGCAGCCGGCATCTTCACCCTTCCGTCCGCGCTCGCGCGCGACCTCGGGAGCGCGGCCCCCGTCGCGTACCTCGCCGCGGCGGGGATCATGGCGTGCGTCACGATCTCCTTCGCCCGCGCCGGGAAGCTCGTGGCGCAGAGCGGCGGCTGCTACGCGTACGCCGACGCCGCCTTCGGCCCCTTCACCGGCTACCTGACCGGCATCGTGCTGTGGCTCTCGAACATCCTGTCGAGCGCGGGGATCTCGGCCGGTCTCCTCGACATCGCGGCCCTCCCCTTCCCTGCGCTCGCTCGCCCTCTGGCGCGCGGCGCGGTCATCGTTCTGCTCTACGCCCTCTTCGCAGCCATCAACCTGAAGGGGGTTCGGGCGGGGTCGCGCGTCGCGACGGTGGCGGCGGCGCTGAAGCTCGGTGCGCTCGCGGTCTTCGTCCTCCTCGGCGCCTCGCTCGTCGACCCCGCGAACCTCGCGTGGGGCGCCGCTCCGGCGATCTCCTCCGTCGGGCGCGGCGTCATCCTCGCCATCTTCGCCCTCTCCGGGATGGAGATCGCCCTCGGCGCCAGCGGCGAGGTGCGGGATCCCGCCGTGACGATCCCCCGCGCGCTGGGAATCGCGATCCCCGCGATCGTCCTCGTCTACCTCGCGATCCAGATCGTGGCGCAGGGGATCCTCGGCCCCGACCTCGCGGCGTCCTCGGCCCCTCTCGCCGACGCCCTCGGGCGGGTCTCCGGCTCCGGCCGGAGCTTCATCGTCGGCGCGGCGATCGTCTCGATGGGGGGATGGCTCGCGAGCGACCTGCTCGGATCGTCGCGCGTCCTCTTCGCCTTCGGGCGCGCGGGGATGCTTCCGCGGGCGCTCGGCGCGGTGCACCCGGGGACGCGCGTCCCGCACGTCGCCGTCACGTCCCACGCGATCATCGCGTGCCTCCTCGCGCTCTCGGGGACCTTCGAGACGCTGATCATCCTCTCGAGCGTCGCCACGATCTTCCTGTACATTTCGTGCAGCGCCGCCTCGATCCGCCTCGACCGGCGCGCGGGGGTCGCGCGGAGCCCTCTCCGGGGGACGCTCCGCGACGCCGTCCCCGCCGCCGCCATCGCCGCGCTCGCCGGCGTCCTCTTCACGACGACGCCGGCCGAGATCCTCGCGATCTCCGCCACGCTCCTCGCGGCGGCGATCCTGTACGGCCTGGCCCCCGGCCTGCGGGCCTCCCGGGGCTGA
- a CDS encoding antibiotic biosynthesis monooxygenase, which produces MIARVWHGWTTSENAGAYEQLLRSEVLPGIRRVDGYRGAHLMRRDAGDEVEFVTVTFFDSMDAVRDFAGADVEAAVVPPPARRLLARFDERSAHYTSLVHPDFPAAG; this is translated from the coding sequence ATGATCGCGCGCGTGTGGCACGGTTGGACGACGAGCGAGAACGCAGGCGCCTACGAGCAGCTTCTGCGATCCGAAGTCCTCCCGGGGATCCGCCGCGTGGACGGATACCGCGGCGCCCACCTGATGCGCCGCGACGCGGGCGACGAGGTCGAGTTCGTCACCGTGACGTTCTTTGATTCCATGGACGCGGTGCGCGACTTCGCGGGGGCCGACGTCGAGGCCGCTGTCGTTCCACCGCCCGCTCGCCGACTCCTCGCGCGCTTCGACGAGAGGTCGGCGCACTACACATCACTCGTTCACCCCGATTTTCCCGCAGCCGGATAG
- a CDS encoding NmrA/HSCARG family protein gives MSSKKIIAVVGATGAQGGGLVRAICADKNSAFTARAVTRDATTEKAKALAKLGAEVVTASVDDIESLKKAFEGAYGVFCVTFFWDHFSPEKELSQGIAMAKAAKHTGVQHAIWSTLEDTRKFIPLSDGRMPTLMGRYKVPHFDAKGEVDSTFVELRVPTTLYRTSFYWDNLIHFGMGPKKGPDGRLAITMPMSDRKLPGMAAEDIGRCAYGIFRKGPELIGRAVGVAGEHLTGSQMATSLTKALGREVGYNAIPAEAFRKFGFPGADDLGNMFQFNAEFETEFCGARSLEFSRSLNPALQTFDAWLAANAKRIPLE, from the coding sequence ATGTCGAGCAAGAAGATCATCGCCGTCGTCGGAGCCACGGGCGCGCAGGGCGGCGGCCTGGTCCGCGCCATCTGCGCGGACAAGAACAGCGCGTTCACGGCGCGCGCCGTCACCCGCGACGCGACGACGGAGAAGGCGAAGGCGCTCGCGAAGCTCGGGGCCGAGGTCGTCACCGCGAGCGTCGACGACATCGAGAGCCTGAAGAAGGCGTTCGAGGGGGCGTACGGCGTCTTCTGCGTGACCTTCTTCTGGGATCACTTCTCCCCCGAGAAGGAGCTCTCCCAGGGGATCGCGATGGCGAAGGCCGCGAAGCACACCGGCGTGCAGCACGCCATCTGGTCGACGCTCGAGGACACCCGGAAGTTCATCCCGCTGAGCGACGGTCGCATGCCGACGCTCATGGGCCGCTACAAGGTGCCGCACTTCGACGCGAAGGGAGAGGTCGACTCGACCTTCGTCGAGCTGCGCGTGCCGACGACGCTGTACCGCACGTCGTTCTACTGGGACAACCTCATCCACTTCGGGATGGGGCCGAAGAAGGGGCCGGACGGCCGCCTCGCGATCACGATGCCGATGTCCGACCGGAAGCTCCCGGGGATGGCCGCCGAGGACATCGGCCGCTGCGCCTACGGGATATTCAGGAAGGGGCCGGAGCTCATCGGCAGGGCCGTCGGCGTCGCCGGCGAGCACCTCACCGGATCGCAGATGGCCACGTCGCTCACGAAGGCGCTCGGCCGCGAGGTCGGCTACAACGCCATCCCGGCGGAGGCGTTCCGCAAGTTCGGGTTCCCCGGGGCCGACGACCTCGGCAACATGTTCCAATTCAACGCCGAGTTCGAGACCGAGTTCTGCGGGGCGAGAAGCCTCGAGTTCTCCCGCTCTCTGAACCCCGCGCTCCAGACCTTCGACGCGTGGCTCGCCGCGAACGCGAAGCGGATACCGCTCGAGTAG
- a CDS encoding methyltransferase domain-containing protein, with amino-acid sequence MALAAHRDWYRSFFEGIALDFWAACVPPEITRAEAGFVARKLRLGARARVLDVPCGLGRHSIELASLGHDVTGVDLSAGAIARAKQIAAASGSAAAFVVSDMRFLAWRAEFDGACCLGNSLGYIDPEETRSFLRAVASTLKPGARFVADTGMAAESILPRLRPNEWAQVGDITFLERNTYHPGDGCIETEYTFIRGGERTTRTGLQWVFTLREIRAMLDEAGLDVEETLGSVAGEPFAVGSPLLVLVARKR; translated from the coding sequence ATGGCCCTTGCGGCGCACCGGGACTGGTACAGGAGCTTCTTCGAGGGGATCGCCCTCGACTTCTGGGCCGCGTGCGTGCCACCCGAGATCACGCGGGCCGAGGCCGGGTTCGTCGCGAGGAAGCTGAGGCTCGGGGCCCGCGCCCGGGTTCTCGACGTCCCGTGCGGACTGGGGCGCCACTCGATCGAGCTGGCGTCCCTGGGGCACGACGTGACGGGGGTCGATCTCTCCGCCGGCGCGATCGCGCGGGCGAAGCAGATCGCCGCGGCCTCCGGGTCGGCGGCCGCCTTCGTCGTCTCCGACATGCGCTTCCTCGCTTGGCGCGCCGAGTTCGACGGCGCATGCTGCCTCGGGAACAGCCTGGGGTACATCGATCCGGAGGAGACGCGCTCCTTTCTCCGGGCCGTCGCCTCGACGCTGAAGCCCGGGGCGCGCTTCGTCGCCGACACGGGGATGGCGGCGGAGTCGATCCTGCCGCGCCTCCGCCCGAACGAGTGGGCGCAGGTCGGCGACATCACCTTTCTCGAGCGGAATACCTACCACCCCGGCGATGGGTGCATCGAGACCGAGTACACCTTCATCCGGGGCGGCGAGAGGACGACCCGCACTGGCCTCCAGTGGGTCTTCACCCTCCGCGAGATCCGCGCGATGCTCGACGAGGCGGGGCTCGACGTCGAGGAGACGCTCGGCTCCGTCGCCGGCGAGCCCTTCGCCGTCGGGTCGCCCCTCCTCGTCCTCGTCGCGCGCAAGCGGTAG
- a CDS encoding methyltransferase domain-containing protein — protein MTDAKERAKATYDAAADTFDDPALSFWDRFGRRTVERIDLRPGERVLDVCCGAGASALPAAERVGAGGHVLGADISERLLALARAKATSRGLRCAEFRLADLEHLGVPDESFDAVVCVFGIFFLPDMPGAVRELWRRVRPGGRLALTTWGRGIFEPMNGVFWESVRAERPDLFKSFNPWDRISDPEGLSALLAEAGVDAAECVAEAASHAIAAPGDWWRIVMGSGYRGTVDQLDPAARERVRAANLRYAEAHGVRAIQADVVYAVARKPANI, from the coding sequence ATGACCGACGCGAAGGAGAGGGCCAAGGCGACGTACGACGCCGCCGCCGACACCTTCGACGACCCGGCCCTCTCCTTCTGGGATCGGTTCGGCCGCCGCACGGTCGAGCGGATCGATCTCCGCCCGGGGGAGCGCGTCCTCGACGTCTGTTGCGGCGCCGGCGCGTCGGCGCTCCCCGCGGCCGAGCGCGTCGGGGCCGGCGGCCACGTCCTCGGCGCCGACATCTCCGAGAGGCTCCTCGCCCTCGCGCGCGCCAAGGCGACGTCGCGGGGCCTTCGCTGCGCCGAGTTCCGCCTCGCCGATCTCGAGCACCTCGGCGTCCCCGACGAATCCTTCGACGCGGTGGTGTGCGTCTTCGGCATCTTCTTCCTCCCCGACATGCCCGGGGCGGTGCGCGAGCTGTGGCGGCGCGTGAGGCCCGGCGGCCGCCTCGCGCTCACGACCTGGGGCCGGGGGATCTTCGAGCCGATGAACGGCGTCTTCTGGGAGTCGGTCCGCGCCGAGCGCCCGGATCTCTTCAAGAGCTTCAACCCATGGGATCGGATCAGCGACCCCGAGGGGCTGTCGGCTCTTCTCGCGGAGGCCGGCGTCGACGCGGCCGAGTGCGTCGCCGAGGCGGCCTCTCACGCGATCGCGGCTCCCGGAGACTGGTGGCGCATCGTGATGGGATCGGGGTACCGCGGGACCGTCGATCAGCTCGACCCCGCGGCGCGCGAGCGTGTGAGGGCCGCGAATCTGCGCTACGCTGAAGCGCACGGCGTGCGCGCGATCCAGGCCGACGTCGTGTACGCCGTCGCCCGCAAGCCCGCGAACATCTGA
- a CDS encoding cysteine synthase family protein, which produces MDSDIAQRLRGLTNLVGKTPLLAIDYTFRGARRTLFAKAETLNMTGSVKDRMACFVLKSAHEKGDLRPGSLIVEATSGNTGISFAAIGRALGHPVAIFMPDWLSAERIDLIHSFGADVHLVSAAEGGFLGSIRRAEELAARTPGAYLPRQFQNEDNSEAHAQSTGPEIWSQLRIRNLVPDAFVAGVGTGGTVMGTGRFLRRMNPEVKVHPLEPAGSPTLSTGHKVGKHRIQGISDEFIPPIVDLKALDAVVAVDDGDAILMAQKLARQCGLAVGISSGANFLGAARVQDRMGGEARVVTLFPDSNKKYLSTDLMKDEPIRDGYLTPDVTLLGFRAFNRTCETCWDPEG; this is translated from the coding sequence ATCGACTCCGACATCGCCCAGCGCCTGCGGGGGCTGACGAACCTCGTCGGCAAGACGCCCCTCCTCGCCATCGACTACACCTTTCGCGGCGCGCGCCGCACCCTCTTCGCCAAGGCCGAGACGCTCAACATGACGGGGAGCGTGAAGGACCGGATGGCGTGCTTCGTGCTGAAGTCGGCGCACGAGAAGGGGGACCTGCGCCCGGGATCGCTGATCGTGGAGGCGACCTCCGGCAACACCGGCATCTCCTTCGCCGCGATCGGCCGCGCCCTCGGCCACCCCGTCGCCATCTTCATGCCCGACTGGCTCAGCGCGGAGAGGATCGACCTCATCCATTCGTTCGGCGCCGACGTGCACCTCGTGAGCGCGGCCGAGGGGGGATTCCTCGGGAGCATCCGCCGCGCCGAGGAGCTGGCCGCGCGCACCCCCGGCGCCTACCTCCCGCGGCAGTTCCAGAACGAGGACAACAGCGAGGCTCACGCGCAGAGCACCGGCCCCGAGATCTGGTCGCAGCTCCGGATCCGCAACCTCGTCCCCGACGCCTTCGTCGCGGGGGTCGGCACCGGCGGCACGGTGATGGGCACGGGGCGCTTCCTGCGCCGCATGAACCCCGAGGTGAAGGTCCATCCTCTCGAGCCGGCCGGCTCCCCGACCCTCTCGACGGGGCACAAAGTGGGGAAGCACCGCATCCAGGGGATCTCCGACGAGTTCATCCCGCCGATCGTGGACCTCAAGGCCCTCGACGCGGTCGTCGCGGTGGACGACGGCGACGCGATCCTGATGGCGCAGAAGCTCGCGCGGCAGTGCGGCCTCGCCGTCGGCATCTCGTCGGGGGCGAACTTCCTCGGCGCCGCGCGCGTCCAGGATCGGATGGGCGGCGAGGCCCGCGTCGTCACGCTCTTCCCGGACAGCAACAAGAAGTACCTGAGCACCGACCTCATGAAGGACGAGCCGATCCGCGACGGCTACCTCACCCCCGACGTCACCCTCCTCGGCTTCCGCGCCTTCAACCGCACGTGCGAGACATGCTGGGACCCGGAGGGGTGA
- a CDS encoding MBL fold metallo-hydrolase, translated as MTLGSALAILTIVSSPRAAAPPTAPPVHAVKVTILSTMLAGDAGGGIGEWGFSALVEADGHRILYDTGARPNTVMTNARELGIDLSGITDVVLSHYHDDHTGGLLALRRELSKVNSAALSRAHVATGIFLSRRDPGSDREANSMIALRSEFEATGGRFEEGAGPVEIFPGVWLTGPVPRTYPEHNVSGHAQIPTPSGPKDDDIPEDQALVADADGGLVVVSGCAHAGIVNTLEYAQRRIRTGPIQAAIGGFHLFPADDATLAWTGAKLRELHVLSILGAHCTGIEALFRLREGAGLTRKTAVVGAVGASYTTGKGIDPRLLAR; from the coding sequence ATGACTCTGGGCTCGGCCCTCGCGATCCTTACCATCGTGTCGTCACCCCGCGCCGCGGCCCCGCCCACCGCCCCTCCGGTTCACGCCGTGAAGGTCACGATCCTCTCGACGATGCTCGCGGGAGACGCCGGCGGCGGGATCGGCGAGTGGGGCTTCTCGGCGCTTGTGGAGGCGGACGGGCACAGAATTCTCTACGACACCGGTGCGCGCCCGAACACCGTCATGACGAACGCCCGAGAGCTGGGGATCGATCTTTCGGGCATCACCGACGTCGTGCTGAGCCACTACCACGACGATCACACCGGCGGCCTCCTCGCGCTGCGGCGCGAGCTGTCGAAGGTGAACTCGGCGGCTCTCTCACGGGCGCACGTGGCGACGGGGATCTTCCTGAGCCGCCGCGATCCGGGAAGCGATCGCGAGGCCAACTCGATGATCGCCCTTCGCTCCGAATTCGAGGCGACCGGCGGGCGCTTCGAGGAGGGCGCGGGGCCCGTGGAGATCTTCCCCGGAGTCTGGCTCACCGGGCCCGTGCCGAGGACCTACCCCGAGCACAACGTCTCGGGGCACGCGCAGATCCCGACCCCCTCGGGGCCGAAGGACGACGACATCCCCGAGGATCAGGCGCTCGTCGCAGACGCCGACGGCGGGCTCGTGGTCGTGTCGGGGTGCGCCCACGCGGGGATCGTCAACACCCTCGAGTACGCGCAGCGCCGCATCCGGACTGGGCCGATCCAGGCGGCGATCGGAGGATTCCATCTCTTCCCGGCCGACGACGCGACGCTCGCCTGGACCGGGGCGAAGCTGCGTGAGCTGCACGTCCTGAGCATTCTCGGCGCGCACTGCACCGGCATCGAGGCGCTCTTCCGGCTCCGGGAGGGAGCCGGGCTCACGCGCAAGACCGCGGTCGTCGGCGCCGTTGGGGCCTCGTACACGACGGGCAAGGGGATCGACCCGCGCCTCCTCGCGAGGTAA
- a CDS encoding SGNH/GDSL hydrolase family protein → MTPRHRSCLGNIALLALSVAATCAVGEIVLRYFRPQPLEAVYMWPDGTLRHIPSFSHTYARGEFASVARFNAQGLRGPEIPARREPARLRTIVLGDSFVEGAQVEEDEILTTRLERLSGSPPRLEVINAGVAGTGTSEELILFDRALAPLKPDLVLLGWYPNDVRNNADRKLFRIVDGQAIAAREPSLPKVRLVYDLRKFFASRSHLYMLVKQAVDAATEEDPVERRAGKAAAPALNAAAPLEAEEVFERKPSQLVAGGWDLSLALLSAMKHHVEAGGARFVLVVFPSRFQVDDALWRAQAARIGVDPATFDLGKPQRLLAEWGKSTGTPVIDLLDEFRRRNVSNTFYLKTDAHWNPLGHQLAAETIAKGLRELGVLE, encoded by the coding sequence ATGACGCCGCGCCACCGATCCTGCCTCGGGAACATCGCCCTCCTCGCCCTCTCGGTCGCGGCCACATGCGCCGTCGGCGAAATCGTCCTCCGGTACTTCCGGCCGCAGCCCCTCGAGGCGGTCTACATGTGGCCCGACGGCACCCTCCGGCACATCCCGTCGTTCTCGCACACCTACGCCCGCGGCGAGTTCGCGAGCGTGGCGAGATTCAACGCCCAGGGGCTCCGGGGCCCCGAGATCCCGGCGCGGAGAGAGCCGGCGCGGCTGCGCACGATTGTCCTCGGCGACTCGTTCGTCGAGGGGGCGCAGGTCGAGGAGGACGAGATCCTGACGACACGCCTCGAGAGGCTCAGCGGCTCGCCGCCTCGCCTCGAGGTGATCAACGCCGGGGTCGCCGGGACGGGGACGAGCGAGGAGCTCATCCTCTTCGATCGCGCGCTCGCGCCGTTGAAACCCGACCTCGTCCTCCTCGGCTGGTACCCGAACGACGTGCGCAACAACGCCGACCGAAAACTGTTCCGGATCGTCGATGGGCAGGCGATCGCCGCGCGCGAGCCGTCCCTCCCGAAGGTGCGCCTCGTCTACGACCTCCGGAAGTTCTTCGCCTCGCGCTCGCACCTCTACATGCTCGTGAAGCAGGCGGTGGATGCCGCCACCGAGGAGGACCCTGTCGAGCGGCGCGCCGGCAAGGCGGCGGCCCCCGCGCTGAACGCCGCCGCACCTCTCGAGGCCGAGGAGGTTTTCGAGCGCAAGCCGTCTCAGCTCGTGGCCGGCGGATGGGATCTCTCGCTCGCCCTCCTCAGCGCGATGAAGCACCACGTCGAGGCGGGTGGGGCGCGCTTCGTCCTCGTCGTCTTTCCGAGCCGCTTCCAGGTGGACGACGCGCTGTGGCGGGCCCAGGCGGCGAGAATCGGCGTGGACCCCGCGACCTTCGATCTCGGCAAGCCGCAGCGCCTGCTGGCGGAGTGGGGGAAGAGCACGGGGACGCCGGTCATCGATCTTCTCGACGAGTTCCGCCGGCGGAACGTGTCGAACACGTTCTACTTGAAGACCGACGCCCACTGGAACCCGCTGGGGCACCAGCTCGCGGCGGAGACGATCGCGAAGGGGCTGAGGGAACTCGGGGTGTTGGAGTAG
- the dacB gene encoding D-alanyl-D-alanine carboxypeptidase/D-alanyl-D-alanine-endopeptidase, translated as MWPRPRGRGGRCSRGRIGGAASWRGAFYPKIPLAPKGREFYAEFRPRDAAGVRPARSRRPATHSIVRNPRRLALALLLIAGALPQADAAPRGKRAPKPATPPPPRSSRSSRDADLADALRKIAESRPFSSARTSIQVLDADSGQSVFSLEPDLLLKPASNMKIVTSATAVGLLGPEFRFKTSFYTSSPPDSSGIVRGDLFIKGGGNPGLVGEEWWGIARRLRIMGITRVEGSVIGDDSYFDDVRRGPRWPSPVVDNPYNAPISALSSFYSSVAITVTPTAPGRAPDVYLEPYPSYFKVMNRAVTAPGAMDLRVGRQWDGQQNIIHVEGRIPPGAPVTTYRCVEEPTLYAVTTFKDALAAEGITVTGPPREGLVPHGSHFLWVHESKPLADLIQDMNKESNNFMAESILRTIGAERGGAPGTAEKGANAVRRYFDTLGIASTGLVQADGSGLSPDNRVSANMLARLLLATRNDFHAAPEFMASLPIGGVDGTLDHRMTSSSATRKIRAKTGFINGVSSLSGYAWNDAGRLFVFSIVVNAAGEGLGDVIHAADRFCSALVSAPIPPDLPSSPPPAAQGG; from the coding sequence ATGTGGCCGCGACCGAGAGGGCGAGGAGGGCGATGTTCCCGAGGCAGGATCGGTGGCGCGGCGTCATGGCGAGGCGCATTTTACCCGAAGATTCCACTCGCTCCGAAGGGGCGGGAGTTCTATGCTGAGTTTCGCCCGCGGGACGCCGCAGGCGTTCGCCCCGCGCGATCAAGGAGGCCGGCCACGCACTCGATCGTCCGAAACCCGCGCCGTCTCGCGCTCGCCCTCCTGCTCATCGCCGGCGCGCTGCCGCAGGCTGACGCAGCGCCTCGCGGCAAGCGCGCCCCGAAGCCCGCCACGCCGCCGCCTCCGAGGTCCTCGAGGTCCTCGCGCGACGCGGACCTGGCGGACGCCCTCCGGAAGATCGCCGAGAGCCGCCCCTTCTCGTCGGCGCGCACGTCAATCCAGGTCCTCGACGCCGACTCGGGGCAGAGCGTCTTCTCGCTCGAGCCCGATCTCCTCCTGAAGCCCGCCTCGAACATGAAGATCGTCACGTCGGCCACGGCCGTCGGACTCCTCGGCCCCGAGTTCCGGTTCAAGACCTCCTTCTACACGTCGAGCCCCCCGGATTCCTCGGGGATCGTGCGCGGCGATCTCTTCATCAAGGGGGGCGGAAACCCCGGACTCGTCGGCGAGGAGTGGTGGGGGATCGCGCGGCGCCTCCGGATCATGGGGATCACGCGCGTCGAGGGGAGCGTCATCGGCGACGACTCGTACTTCGACGACGTGCGGCGCGGGCCGCGATGGCCCTCCCCGGTCGTCGACAACCCGTACAACGCCCCGATCAGCGCCCTCTCGTCCTTCTACAGCTCGGTCGCGATCACCGTCACGCCGACCGCGCCGGGGCGCGCCCCCGACGTCTACCTCGAACCCTACCCGTCGTACTTCAAGGTGATGAACCGCGCCGTGACCGCCCCCGGCGCGATGGACCTGAGGGTCGGCCGCCAGTGGGACGGCCAGCAGAACATCATCCACGTCGAAGGGCGCATCCCCCCCGGCGCCCCCGTCACGACCTACAGGTGCGTCGAGGAGCCGACCCTCTACGCCGTCACCACGTTCAAGGACGCCCTCGCCGCCGAGGGGATCACCGTCACCGGCCCGCCCCGCGAAGGGCTCGTCCCGCACGGCTCCCATTTTCTGTGGGTCCACGAGTCGAAGCCGCTCGCCGACCTGATCCAGGACATGAACAAGGAGAGCAACAACTTCATGGCCGAGTCGATCCTGCGGACGATCGGCGCCGAGAGGGGGGGCGCCCCGGGGACGGCCGAGAAGGGGGCGAACGCGGTGCGCCGATACTTCGACACGCTCGGCATCGCCTCGACGGGGCTGGTGCAGGCCGACGGCTCGGGATTGAGCCCCGACAACCGCGTGTCGGCGAACATGCTGGCGCGCCTCCTCCTCGCGACCCGCAACGACTTCCACGCCGCCCCCGAGTTCATGGCCTCCCTTCCTATCGGCGGCGTCGACGGGACGCTCGATCACCGCATGACCTCGAGCTCCGCGACCCGGAAGATCCGCGCGAAGACGGGGTTCATCAATGGCGTGTCGTCGTTGTCGGGATATGCGTGGAACGATGCGGGGCGCCTCTTTGTGTTCTCCATCGTGGTGAACGCCGCGGGAGAGGGGCTCGGCGACGTCATCCACGCCGCCGATCGCTTCTGCTCGGCGCTCGTCAGCGCGCCGATCCCGCCGGATCTGCCGTCCTCCCCACCCCCCGCCGCCCAGGGGGGGTAG
- a CDS encoding MoaD/ThiS family protein, with protein MARALTVTVSVPGGLHVCCDGADELALTVPSVKAALDELERAHPNLHRSICDETGAVRRHINLFVNTDHIRDLEGLETALAPGDTLNVLPAVSGG; from the coding sequence ATGGCCCGCGCCCTGACCGTCACCGTCAGCGTCCCCGGCGGGCTCCACGTCTGCTGCGACGGCGCCGACGAGCTCGCGCTCACCGTGCCGAGCGTGAAGGCCGCCCTCGACGAGCTCGAGCGCGCCCACCCGAACCTGCACCGCAGCATCTGCGACGAGACCGGGGCCGTGCGGCGCCACATCAACCTCTTCGTCAACACCGACCACATCCGCGATCTCGAAGGACTCGAAACCGCGCTCGCGCCGGGGGACACCCTCAACGTCCTGCCGGCCGTCTCAGGAGGCTGA